The proteins below are encoded in one region of Ephemeroptericola cinctiostellae:
- a CDS encoding TlyA family RNA methyltransferase, with translation MPRIDHVLVTQGFAETRSHAQRLIADGRVSMNIGSDWQKISKPAYIVTDDALLEVAVSDTDKFVSRAGIKLAGALAHVDLDVAGFRCLDLGTSTGGFADCLLQAGAAQVVGVDVGHGQLHASLTHETRLTVFENTNARYLDSDVLDDAWSDYNADHESKHEAVSHSFDLAVADLSFISLTKVLPIFNMDSSSQTLLSNSAHVLALVKPQFELTADDLSKAGIVKDPAKYAEVQASILAACAAHDLTVLDYFASPITGTDGNHEFFVFAQYQAQALIDSK, from the coding sequence ATGCCACGCATCGATCACGTTTTAGTCACACAAGGTTTCGCCGAAACCCGCAGCCACGCCCAACGCCTCATCGCAGATGGGCGCGTCAGCATGAACATCGGCAGCGACTGGCAAAAGATTTCTAAACCCGCTTACATCGTCACGGACGATGCATTGCTTGAGGTGGCGGTCTCCGACACCGATAAATTTGTGTCACGGGCTGGCATCAAGTTGGCTGGGGCATTGGCTCACGTAGACTTGGATGTCGCCGGATTTCGCTGTTTGGACTTGGGTACAAGCACGGGTGGTTTTGCCGATTGTTTGCTCCAAGCAGGTGCCGCGCAAGTGGTTGGCGTGGATGTGGGACATGGTCAATTACATGCCTCATTGACCCACGAAACGCGTTTGACTGTATTTGAAAACACCAATGCCCGCTATTTAGACAGTGATGTGTTGGACGATGCTTGGTCTGATTACAATGCGGATCACGAGAGCAAACACGAAGCCGTTAGCCACAGTTTTGATTTGGCGGTTGCCGACTTGTCTTTCATTTCATTGACCAAGGTTTTGCCCATTTTCAACATGGACTCATCCAGCCAAACGTTATTGAGCAATAGCGCACATGTTTTGGCATTGGTTAAACCACAATTTGAACTGACTGCGGATGATTTGAGCAAAGCGGGCATCGTAAAAGATCCAGCAAAGTATGCTGAGGTTCAAGCAAGTATTTTGGCGGCTTGTGCTGCACATGATTTGACTGTACTGGATTATTTTGCCAGCCCCATCACAGGCACAGATGGTAATCACGAATTTTTCGTGTTTGCCCAATACCAAGCACAGGCATTGATCGATTCAAAGTAA
- the metF gene encoding methylenetetrahydrofolate reductase [NAD(P)H], whose amino-acid sequence MTIQTPISFEFFPPKTIEGQQKLEHTINLLTPYKPQFFSCTYGAGGSTQDGTFKTIAHIRSLGHDAAPHLSCIGSTRDNMANILQDLKRQGVRRIVALRGDLPSGMGGTGELHYASDLVAFIREETGDHFHIEVAAYPEYHPQARSPADDLKHFVHKMNAGANSAITQYFYNADAYETFVNAARAAGVTAPIVPGIMPITNYSQLARFSDVCGAELPRWVRLKLASFGDDKASIIAFGQDVVTQLCSRLIDLGAPALHFYTLNQAKPSLAVIDAL is encoded by the coding sequence ATGACCATTCAAACCCCCATCAGCTTTGAGTTTTTCCCGCCAAAAACCATAGAAGGCCAGCAAAAACTTGAGCACACCATCAACCTGTTGACCCCTTACAAGCCACAGTTTTTTTCATGCACTTATGGTGCGGGTGGTTCAACCCAAGATGGCACATTCAAAACCATTGCCCACATTCGCAGCCTCGGGCACGATGCCGCCCCCCATTTGTCATGCATTGGCTCAACCCGAGACAACATGGCAAATATTTTGCAAGACCTTAAACGTCAAGGTGTGCGCCGCATTGTCGCATTGCGTGGTGACTTGCCTTCAGGTATGGGTGGCACGGGTGAGTTGCATTATGCATCCGATTTGGTCGCGTTTATTCGTGAAGAAACAGGCGATCATTTCCACATTGAGGTGGCGGCGTATCCTGAATATCACCCTCAAGCACGCAGCCCTGCGGATGATTTGAAGCATTTTGTTCATAAAATGAATGCAGGTGCAAATTCGGCCATCACCCAATATTTTTACAATGCCGATGCGTATGAGACCTTCGTCAATGCCGCTCGTGCGGCGGGTGTTACCGCGCCGATTGTTCCTGGCATCATGCCCATCACTAATTACAGTCAACTGGCACGCTTTTCTGACGTGTGCGGCGCCGAGCTACCACGTTGGGTGCGCCTAAAACTCGCCAGCTTTGGTGATGACAAAGCCTCCATCATCGCTTTTGGTCAGGATGTGGTCACTCAATTGTGTTCACGTTTGATTGATTTGGGTGCACCAGCCCTGCATTTTTATACGTTGAATCAAGCCAAGCCAAGCTTGGCCGTGATTGATGCACTTTAA
- a CDS encoding phage holin family protein: MISWFLLWAVNTGALLALPYFFNGIHIATWQAALIAAAVLGFLNTIIKPIVTILTLPLQIITLGLFTWVINAGFMLLVGRVIQGFTIDTFGTAFLASIVYSLISWAGASILLPAFKKH; encoded by the coding sequence ATGATCAGTTGGTTTTTGCTATGGGCAGTTAACACCGGTGCATTATTGGCTTTACCTTACTTTTTCAATGGCATTCACATCGCCACATGGCAAGCCGCATTGATCGCTGCAGCCGTACTCGGTTTTTTGAACACCATCATCAAGCCGATCGTGACGATTTTGACCCTACCTTTGCAAATCATCACCCTGGGCCTGTTCACTTGGGTCATCAACGCAGGCTTCATGCTGCTGGTCGGTCGAGTCATTCAAGGTTTCACCATCGACACGTTTGGTACAGCATTTCTCGCTTCCATCGTGTACAGCTTAATCTCATGGGCAGGGGCTTCTATTTTGTTACCCGCCTTTAAAAAACATTAA